The following is a genomic window from Fusarium verticillioides 7600 chromosome 5, whole genome shotgun sequence.
AGTGCCAGACAAACCAGTTGGCGCTTCTGGCTGTCGATGGGAGGGCACAGCTCCCTACTGTGACGGCGAGTGCGAACCTGGCTGGACCGAGAGAGGACGCAGTCAATGCGGCGATGGCAGCTGCTGTTGGACAGGCAGCAAAGCCCTCTGCtgtgaagacgaggatgccGTCCAGAAATTGGTGCAGCAGCAGGACAAAGTTGGCGCTTCTGGCTGTCGATGGGAGGGCACAGCTCCTTACTGCGAAGGCGAGTGCGAGCCTGGCTGGAGTGAGAGGGGACGCAGTCAATGTGGAGATGGTAGCTGCTGTTGGACTGGCAGCAAGGCCCTGTGCTgcgaagatgacgatgccaACCGGGATCTCTAGATTAGTTACCTAGTATTGGGAAGCAAATCCAACTCTGTATGTAGCTATTATGGTGATTCTGTGGCAATGTACTCTACTATAATACCATGCTATGTACGACAAGTGCCGTAAGTGCAGTCACTTTGGTAGGTAGTTTTGATCAAGAAGTGATTGGATATTCTGGAATTCTGCTTCGTGATACTTGATGTTTCTGGCCAGTTACAAGGGTTCCCTCTATAATACAAATAATCACTGCAAAGTTCGAAGATGACGGCGGAGTGACCGAGTGGTTAAGGTGAAGCACTCGAAATGACGATATGCTTTGGTTTCGGCCGCGCAGGTTCGAATCCTGTCTCCGTCGcatgttttttttttctagTTTTCTTCCTCTTATTCTCCAACCAGAAAAGGTGACAGCCCTagacctttttttttatcgTGCTTGACTGGGGACCAATCGCCGGGTAAGATCCGCAATTCTGGTATTAGTGAGCTTGTTCCTCTCTAAACTGCTCTTGACATTTCGCCAATATTAGAATTTTCTCAGTCATCCCCTGAAGTATTTTTCTTATCCCATTTCGATGCGAGGACAGCCATTGGTGTGTTCATCATGCCTTTGACATGTCGCACTTGAGACTCTATGAATCCATTGTTACGCTAGAATTAAGGTTGTGGAGTTCGCCTATACCCGTCCCATCATAACGTCAATGCACGTTTTCAATGAAGAACTCGATGGTTCATAAAGACTGAACTTGTGTCAAATGTATTCAATATGTCAGGATATACGATGATCTGCGAGAAATTGGTAATATTGGTCTAGTTTCGTGCATAATGATGATCCCATTGTGGGATTAAAACCACCAGACTTGAACTCCTGCTAAAAGAACCAGAAAAACGAAAGACAGACGTGCCCAGACTCTTAAGCAAATGCGATAAGGTCATCACCAATAAAGTGAgggccttcttcaacatctgccCTGCTCTCATTGTTTGTGGGAACCTTGGAAGTCGTAACTTGACCAAGGTTCCCGCCAGTATGTGTCTGGCTCTCTTCTAAGCTCTGCACGCGGATGTCAGCATGAGCACACTGTGGCCCCGACGAAAGACTAACCCTGAGATGaaacatctcatcagctgCCCAATTTTGAAGACGTAGGAGGGTCATTGGGTCTGACGGGCTCCCGAGCCGAGCTCTCGTCAAAAAGTGCTGGAACTGGCGTGTCCCGCACCACTTCTCAAAGTTATCGCGTTTAGCTGCcgcgatggcgatgagggcCTCTTCGGTAATGACCTTGCCGTTGGCAAGGTACTTCATGTCTTGCTTTGATAAAGACATtgttatttatttataaagGTGGTGTCTTGTTCTGGTAGTGGTAGGTGATACGTGGGATAGGTGTATATGTGGGATGGGTGTATACGAACAGAAAAGGCTCGGGAGGCGGGATTTGGAGAATGGtaagaagcaagaagaagggatgggGAATAGGGGGAAGAGGGGGGGGTTATATAAGAATTAGAGAATATTCTTGCGTAAGGGCAGGGTTTTAAAACTTCAGCCACCAGGGTACAAGTCTCGACTGTAGATAGAAGACACTGCCATAGGATGGTAAGAAAGTTTAGACTCGAACAGCATGACACGATGAGTCATGGGCGAAACTATGCAATAAAACTCTTTCCAGAGGCTTCAGTTTAGTGCAGATAtaaagcaaaaaaaaaaaaaaaaaaaaaaaaaaaaaaaaagcttcTAGAGCTGGCGCTTTACGACCCGTAGTGACATGCTGTGCCTGAAAGTCAAGCCTCGGGAATCTTCTGGAAGGTCAACGGGAAAATATAAggttcatctcatcccagaACAGACTGGAAAGCTGAGATTCGACTTACTAGAACCCTCAAAGCTAATGTCTGTTCTGTCAGTTCTCGGTATCTACTCGATGATAAGAACTATGAAATGATAGACTGGCTGTGCTAGACCATCGTTATAGTGATATCCGAAACCCTTTTACACCCCCTGCCTAACATATTTCACTCTTTGGGAGCCTTACGAGGTTTAAGTTCATTGAAAACAATAAACTTCAATAAAATGCCATCTAGAAATATGAGTGTTGTGTGTATGCTCGTGAACGAGTCATCAGCCTTAGCATAAAGCTGATAATAGTGAACTATAGAACTGAGAGTTATCTCTAGGGACGTTTCTTGGAACATTTATTTTTGCGTCAAGACAGAAACCTGAACCGATGTAACAGAAAGGAGGGATAATGGAGACCTAAAGCTTCCTCATGCATTTTAAAGTATTCTAGAAGCCTACACCCATGaaatataaaaagtataCAGAACCTTAAAAGAAACCATATCGAGGTGCACGACTTAGCATATCAGTCCAACGCTTTTGTACTTCCCCATAACTTCTTATTCTTCAAAATATTTCCAGCTGTTTCAATAACACGAACTTAATCCTTCTCGATTAAGATGCGGCCCCGTGTAACACGAGCATAACTGGACACCATGGTATAAGCCCCTCAAGCTCGTTAGACATGATATCTAATTCCAGACTTACAGAATCGTATTTTCTACATATCGAGCCCATGGATCCTCAGCAACCCAGATATATTGAGCCTAAAACACTTCAACCCAAGCAAAGCCTGCCTCGACAAGCTCGATGAAATAGACTTGCGCAAGTTCTGTATTTTGTTTCATCGCGACTCGCCATTTTACAGGTCCATGAAATATGTTGTGAAGATCCGATCTGGTACTCCAAAAATGCTCGCGTACTGCCTCATGAAGAATTATGTTGCACAAGTACGCGAGCAGGTCTACGGTGTAAGTAATTTACGGCTTTTTTtaagaggaagagacaagaaTGCTAACCATGCTAAATAGAATCTGAAGCCGGATATAATGCAGCCCACTACCGAGGATATGCTTGAGCTCTCGACCACGAAGGTGACGGATACCCACCTTGCAGAACTTGAAAGTATGGACGACGAGGACTTCTCTGTGTATATGGAATACACGAACTTCAACAAGTTCCTAATCCAGGTCTTGAGAGTCAGGCCAGGGTTCCCTCCTCGTCATGCGATGGGCCCAGTCAAGCTTTGGGCCCGACATGTAAGTCAACTactccaagatcaacgacagGTACTGACTCAATGTAGCTCGCTGATGGATTTCTGATGGTCTGATACAGAGGGGAGCTCACTTCTCACTAATCAAGACACCAAAAAGACGAATGGATTAAGATTCCGTGAAACGTTTGAGTGCTGTTGTATTGCATCGAGGTTGGAGATTGTGTTGAAGAGCCAATCCAGCTTGATACATTCTTGGTATATCGCAGGTGGAAGTCTGTGATCTGCCAAGCATGAAAATGGTGCTGCGATGCGGAAAGGAGCTGTCGAGGCCCGAAGACCTACGTGAGTCATGGCATGGCGTACCCATCGTCTCGGCCATGTCTTCAGATACGAATCCAGCATCCTGGTCTGTGTATAAGCTTGCGGGATCTTGCATGTCACCAAATTCACTACAAGTATGAGGCGAAATTTGCAATAGTTCCTGCTTCAAGCAAGGAACTCTAAATTATGTAGAGATAACTATGTACATGTAGTAATGAAGAATAGAGCACCCAAATCCCATCTAATTACACCCCTTAAACGCACTGGAAGTAGTACTCGTTGTGCTCGACGCACTTGTAGGGCTTCTCACACTCGGTAGGTCCCTTGTAGTTCTTACCACCGCACTGGTAGTAGTGCTTGACAACACCGCCAGAGCCAGTTCCGACAGGGTAAGCGGGGGCAGTTCCTGTGGGAGCGggaacttgaggagcagctGTCTCGGTGTTCCACTTGTAGGTGTAGGCTGAGCTGCTGCGGATGACGGGGACGCGAGCGGTGGACTCGACGGCAGCGACGGTGGGCTCGAACTCGCCGTTGTCCTCTTCGCAGTCTCCAGAGGGGACAGGGGCTTGAGTTGGAATGGGAGCCTCGGTCTCAGCGcagtcgtcatcgtcaacgggAGCCTTGGTAGGGTAAACCTGAGTTCCGTTGGTGGGGACAGCGTATGTGGGGAAAGGGGCGTCGGTCTCGGCGCAGTCATCATCGGAGTCATCGTCGACAGGAACCTTGGTGGGATAGACCTGGGTTCCGTTGGTGGGAATGGCATATGTAGGGAAGGGGGCATCGGTTTCGGCACAGTCGTCATCGTTATCATCAGTCTCAGTAGCAAGAGCAGTGCGGGTCTGCTCGGTCTGAGGAGCGGTGGTGTTCATGTAGTTCGTGGTGCCAGGGACAGTGTAGACGggcttggtcttggtctcgagAGTTGTAGCGGGGGCAGTAGTCTCAACGGGGGCAACCGAACTGGCGGTAGGGGCTCCCGTGGCAGCAGCGGCGAGAAGGCTGGAGACACTGGTCCAGgcgggcttcttctcgtagTCATCGGTGTAGAGAAGAGCCTCGCCGTTACCCTCGAAGACACCGGGGATCCAGCTGTACTTGTCAGTGATACCCCAGACGGTAACACCAACACAGCCCTTGGTGTCGAGACAGGCACCAACAACATCGGCGTACTCATCTCCCTgaatcttgagctgagcGGCGGTAGCGGGAACAGACTCGTGGCGGATGTCAAGCTCGGTGATGGCGACCTCAACGTTGAGATCAGTGAAGCGCTTGAAAGTGGCAGCGAGCTCAGAGCGAGAAGGAGTCTCGCCGACGATCAGATGACCCTGGAAACCAACACCGTCGATGGGGGCACCCTccttctggagaagcttgacaagctcgacagCCTTGTCGGTCTTGGCACCGTTCTGCTCAAGGTTGTAGTCGTTGTAGTACCTAAATGGTCAGACCCATTTATATCTTGAGGAGAGGAATACTCACAGCTTGGCAGCGGGATCGGCCTTGCGGGCAGCCTTGAAGGAGATGCCAAGGAAGTCAGTTCCCAGAGTGCGGGAGAAGACGCTGTCTCGCCACTCGGCGCTGTCATCGATGGCCTCGTTGACCACATCCCAAGCGTAACAATCACCTTTGTAGTGCTCAACAACATTGGCGATATGAGCCTCGATGACCTCAGTGAGCTCCTCAGCAGAGAAAGCACCATCAGAAACTATATGCATTAGCACAACACCCCGACCCAAACATGTAGTATCACTCACCCCAGGAAGGAAGCTGACTGTGCCAAGTCAAAGCATGACACCTCAGAATCTGACCATTCTTCTTCGCAAGATCCGGAACAACATCAGCAGTCGTGTAAACGAAATCACCCTGCTTGGGCTCAACAGTCTCCCACTTCTGTCCGTTCTCCGGAACGAGCTGtccaaactcctcaacgTCGTCAGCTAGCTTGCTGTAGGGCGCATCGCTGAGATATCCGTTATCGACAGCTGAGCCGAAGTACTTGAGTCCAGCGGCCTGCGCCAGGCTGTGAAGCTGGGCCGAGACAGGGCTCGAGGCCAAAAGTCCAAGGAGTGTAGTCTTGTGCATTTTTGTGTGGGGAAAAAGAGTGTATAGTAGCTTAAAAAAGGCAAACAAATGAGTGTattttgctttttcttgaaCTActgaaagaagggaaaaaagaaggaaggaatGTCAATAAACGACTCGCGTTTGTcaacaaagaagaagcgagtATAGATGCGGGACCCGAGATCATGATATATATCCATTCGCTAGCTTAACCGTACATACAATCTTGAGCTTAGCCGCTGGAATATCATTAAAGCCCATGTAGATCGTCCCATCTGCATATGAGAGCCTTGTGTCCTTTAACCTCACGGTAAAATATCTTCCGTCAGTCATTTGTGGTGTAAGTCCCCTAGCACGTCCCGCTTCGTCTCAGGTCTGTGACAGGGATGCATATTTTGTCGGGTCAGGGACCGAAACTGGCAATGGAGATAGCGTATCGTGACGAAGAGATCGACCCAGTTTGTGTTGATTACCCGGGTAAATTGCCATTGAATGTTCGGCAATGTCAAAATTGTTGGTTCCTTGCGTACTGCCCTGTTGTTGACCAATTATCCATGAAAGGAGGGATCCAGGAACAGAGTGTTAGTTCAGGAACAGGGCGGATAAATCTGAGGATGGCGGTTAAATGTGCAGATGATCACCAACACAGACACCATGGTTTGGGTACCATTCTTATCTCCATTCTAgcgtcttcttgatctttgtTGTACATAGTAGATAGATAAACTGTGATAGAATGACTGGAACAAGCAAATGGCTCAGCTTCTTGTGTTGTACTACCATATGCCGACAAGATAAGATGATCCTGATCCACCCTTTGATGTTTCAGATACCCGGCGCTAGAAGACGTTGGTAATAGCTTATTTTTCGTCTCATCTCAACGTGATGATGGGGTTATCGGTGGGGTATTCAATGGCACGTCTATGATTTCGCTTAATGTCCTTGGCTATTACAGAACGGGGGAGTGAATCTGTCAAGTATCATATCATCACCTCCGGCTAAATCTCACCTATAACTGGTCAGTCTACACGATCAAGCCTTGTACAGTACCCAATTCGTACAAGTGGCTCCTTCAAGTGGACATTTAAAACTGGCTGTCTGCCCTGCCAAGAGCCGCTGTAAtctcgagttcttccaaACCCTTGTTCCATACAGTCACCTTAGTCTTCTGCCCTAACTCGGTATATATAAGCAAAGAATACCTGGTCTCGTTAGCAATCATATagtcagcatcatccaaCTTGCGGGCGATTTTCTCGGTCCccatactccgtacagcCTGTCCCTTGGTTCTCCTTTCTAAGTGCCGTTgtaggatgaagagactgtctGCTTCTATCCACAGTCTACCTGTCAACAAGATAGCAGAAGTGTGGATACTGTTTTTTATTAGGCTTTCCACTTCTCGTATGAGACTCGTTCGACTCATAATAGAGAAGGGATAATGGTGGTATGCAATCGTGCATACTGACATGGTCTGAGAGTTTTGCAATGAACACGACAAAGAAAGCTTTGATGATCGAGTATTGGCCTTCTCTTTAGAGTCTCTCTGGAATTTCAAAAGAGTGTCGTAGCATTCATGTTTCAATATCAGCTCTATATCTGACTTCCATCATGATTGCACTCAAAAGGCATGTACATGGCAGCTAACAAACCCATAACCAGTTTGCTGAGATCAGACTATTCAAACAACCGTAACGCAGCTCATTGTCACTACGGTAAACTGAGAAGATATTATAAATTATTGAAATTGATAAGAGATCGACATGATTTTGGACCATGTTCTACAATCTCACCGTATATGAAGAATGGCTGCTGAACCTTAGTGGTTGCAGCTTGAACCTACCCTATTGGCCTACGCGCGTTTAGTCAGccatctcaacttcctcatgcGAGATGCGCCGCTTTCATCATGcccttcaactccttcatcatcatcccccGAAAAGATATACTGtctctcatttctttctGGCTTGTAGTTCACTAGCTATCAGTGAAACCCACAAAATGGTGCTCAAGACTACGTTGCTTGCAGCCAAACCTCCCTCTGATCCACCGTCACCCCCGAGCAAGCCGAACATCTCACtgcatcatggagaagcagaatggACAGCCGTTTATCCCATTATCGAGAGATTATACATGAAAGATCGGAGAAAGCTTCGACATATCATGCAGATCATGGAGGAAAAGCATAATTTCAAGGCATCGTGAGATCAATCACCTACCTGATGTTATCGGAAGCTCATATGAAACCCAGAGTTCAGATGTATAAGAGGCGATTCACAAAATGGGGGTTCTATAAATCAAAACCAAGAAATGTGAAGAATACTTGCAAGTACAGGATGCCGAGTGCAAGAAATACACCAGAGACTCAAAAGTGGCCAGACGCTGCGCTGTGCCATAGCCAGTCCCTTGTTCTCTCCCCGAGCCCAGATCCTTTAGAGACAAGCAGTCTTGAATTTCTTACAAGTATATCCGACTGGAGTAATTCATTCTATGAATCTCTCTATACCGATGGATTGCACGCACAAAACATCCATTCGTCACCACGAACTGTTAAAATCAATCGTTACGATCCAGAGGGCTTGAGTTTCGCCTTCCGGACTATCGTTGAGCTCATACAGCGAGGCAAAGGCGTTCTAGCAGGCCGCTTGACCCGAAAAGCCTTTCTTGATATTGAGAATATGCTGCAAGTCGAGGCACCTTTGTTCATATGGAATGTCTTGGAAATCATGTATCACATGGTTCGGCTTGGTCAGACACAGCTTCTTGGTATGCTTCTCATGCAACTGGTCGAACTGGCGAGTAATACCCATGAGATGCAGCATCCGGTtatcaagatgctgaagagcttGCAAAGAGCGGTATATCTTTGGGAGAAGCATGCTAcacttgagaagatgaaccTTCTTGAGCAGGCCTGGGGTTTGAATGCGGATATAATATTCAGAAACTACGACTCGAGGCTGTTGGCCATGTACTACCGCCTAGTCTGGGAATCTTCCTGCATTAAACTTGGTGAGGATCAACTGGATGGTCTTGATAAATGGTTCTCAGCtgtcaagagcaagattCCGCACGAGGATTCCTACTTTCGACAGGCTGTTCTATTCAACGATCCCAACTCGACGGAGGATGCAGAACCGCCGAGAGACTACGAGATCACAAAAGAGCTCTGCGTTTCGGCAATACAGCATCGCTGCACAATGACCTTTGGAGAGTCAAACATGTCAAGCCTCGTGCGTTTGGGTTTACTCAAGAGTAGGGTTCTCGACGAGATTGACGGGCAACCAAGCGATGAAATACCACAGTCCCAAACGCGGTTTCAAGCAAGGGTTATGGCCTATTTAATGAAGGTTCTGATGGACGTTGATAGAGAACTGGGGTTGGATGTCAATGTGGCGGACAGAATGCGAAACAAGATCGCCTTGCGAGAATTTGGCTACTCGAGCACTTCACCGCAAGTTATACATGATATGTGGCAGCTAGAAGCCTTTCTAcaaaaagaaggagatgtaGCTGAAGCGGAAAAGATAAGGAATGAGACGTATAAGAGGCTGGAGGAGTATGTGGACCAGGTGCCTGTGGACGAGGTCTAGCAGGCGCATGACTGACAAGCACAGAAGCAATGTGATAGCTAAATGTGATGAGATATTGAGACGATTTACCCAAAACGCCACGAGTCTATGCTCTATAAAATGCCTTCTTATGCAACATCAACATGCCTTACAAATACAGTCACCTCATGAATCACGGCCCAGTCGCTCTTCGTTATCTTGAGTTAGTTCATATGCCGGTCGGAAACCCTGCCCGTTTTGaccctgcttcttcagatgGGGGTTTGGATGTGTATCCTTTATACCACCTAGACTCGTGTAGCCTTGGTCGTATAGAGGACAATACTCAATGCCGAGGTGTCGGATAAACTGGACATGTTAGTTCGTTCGGCGCATGATGGTAGTGGGGACTTACAGCCCAGATCTGAACTGTAAGAAAGTGAGTCAGCAATTGTTCGTTGTACGCCTGTAAGCAAAGCATTTCGGGTCAGGGAGGAGTCTTACCATAATGCCAGTCGATAACAGGATGTATTCTCATGAACGACGGCCAGCCAGCGTCCGTCGGATCAAAGAACGTCAGGTTCTCGCCATGAGGAtccgttcttctcgttccCACAAACACAGCCTTGATACTCGGTCGTTCCTCAAGGTATATCTCCAGccccttcttcatcggtaACACGTAGCGCGCGACTTCGAGGCCGTATTCTTCGCTGGACGTCTCGACGAATGTGTCGACTTCGGGAAAGGGATGCGCTGCAACGATGTATACGCATTGGAGCTTTTCAGGGGGTGTGAGTTCGGAACTGCCGTTGGTCGTGTCGGATGTGGAATAGTAATGCCGGCCCATGcgagcgaggaggaggattaAAAGAACGAGGCCTGGGATGATTAGTATTTGTCGCTGGTGGACGGAAGACCGTAAAAGGGACTCTGGCAGAGCCCCGGACCCTCGTTATGCGACTTACAGTCCTTTCCGCCATTATATGATAACGATATTTGTTCCGGTCTGGTTCCGTCAGCCCTTATCCGACCTTCCCATCCGACAAACGCACCGATATTTCTGCAACGCTTCATCCACGACCTCTATCGACTTGCGGACCTGATCTTGTACATCGCGCAATGTCTgtgtctcagcctcctcagcaatgaACGCTTCGACCTTTTGCTGCAGCTCGAGACACTTGTCGCGCAGAGAGCGGGGTGGCGGGGTCGAGATCATGATGGCTCTCGATGCCTCGGGTGTAAAGGGACTGGCGTTTCGAGTATTGTTTAATCGAGTTTAGAAACAGAGGGTCTAATTTAGGGAGAGAATAATAGAGAGGAATTGATTTCGAGGAATTGTATGTGTTGCGACGAAGCGAAAGTTAATGGCTCCGGTTTCGCCGTGTTACTTACTTGAGCGATGGAGGGGAGGTACGTACGTAAAGAGGGTGCTGCTGGACTGCCGAGCAGCTTCCATGCGATCACGTGCGGGACTGTTCTGCGGTTTGGCTGCCGCATCACGTGCATCACTTACAAGAGCTGTTAGTGGTGAACAGATTTACCTCGGAACATAACAAGAGTCACTATTTTCAATAGAAAGATATACTGTGAGAGAAGTGGAAGTATCGTCATGAATCATCATTTAATTCTATGTTtgaaccatcatcaccccCCATAAAATGCCCGAGACCGTAACTCcgaaaacatcatcagactcaaaCGACAACCTGTCTATTCTCTACCTGAATGTTATGAACCACCTCAAATGACCAAAGTCCATAATTTCCAGTGAGTCAATCACTGGATCCATTGCCAAGTCATGAACTTGATACAAGGTATGCCATCCCGCTgccacctccacctcttcctcagccaCAGTTCAACCAAGTCTTCCGGGCCGATTCCAGCGTCCTTCATGTCCCAAGCACTGATCTCGTAGAATATGCGGCCGCGAGCCCTGAAGACTTCATTGCCTGGCCATGGTTGAGTGACCAGGGAGGCGGGCATCTCTATGTGGCTCCACTTGTAACGAACTAGTTGAGCTGGCTGCACGCAGAAATATATTGTTTCGATATCAGGAAACGCGGCTTTCACACATGCCAGGTAACGAGAATGGTCGGTGAAACTAAGATTTTCGCCGACCGGTATAGCTACCCTTTGGATGCCTCTTAGACCGTCGTACATCATGGACCTCCAATGTGGCCAGTAATTTCCGGCGCCTTGGATCCCACTTACACGGTCACTACCGTGACACCATCTCTCGACAATTACCAGGTCGCTGGATGCGTCGATATCAATGCTGCTTAATTTCTTCACCCTCAGGGCATTATCATGCGAGTTGTCGAGTATCATGCGTGCAGGGACTTGCGGCCGATAAAAGTTCCAGCAGCGGGTGATCTCTTGATATGATGCACGGCAAACTCGCATCAGGTCATAATCACCTTTTGGGTTTGAAGCcggcggaggaggaaaaCTACCGAGACTTGCTGGGATAGAGTGTGCCATTTCTAGTATTCGAGGGTTGTCAGACAATTTCCTGACATCCACGAAGTAGGCCCGTGGAGCATCAACACATAGAGCATAAGCCCAGATCAAGTTCTGGATTTCCTGAGGCAATTGACCGAATCTATGAAATGCGCCCTTGGGTTCATTGTCAGAGTTAATGCTAGTGTTGGGACTCTGCCGTTTGAAGAGTTTCTTGACGAGCTGGAACATTTTGTGTTGTATCTGCTTGTATCTGATTGCGGT
Proteins encoded in this region:
- a CDS encoding endo-1,4-beta-xylanase; the protein is MHKTTLLGLLASSPVSAQLHSLAQAAGLKYFGSAVDNGYLSDAPYSKLADDVEEFGQLVPENGQKWETVEPKQGDFVYTTADVVPDLAKKNGQILRCHALTWHSQLPSWVSDGAFSAEELTEVIEAHIANVVEHYKGDCYAWDVVNEAIDDSAEWRDSVFSRTLGTDFLGISFKAARKADPAAKLYYNDYNLEQNGAKTDKAVELVKLLQKEGAPIDGVGFQGHLIVGETPSRSELAATFKRFTDLNVEVAITELDIRHESVPATAAQLKIQGDEYADVVGACLDTKGCVGVTVWGITDKYSWIPGVFEGNGEALLYTDDYEKKPAWTSVSSLLAAAATGAPTASSVAPVETTAPATTLETKTKPVYTVPGTTNYMNTTAPQTEQTRTALATETDDNDDDCAETDAPFPTYAIPTNGTQVYPTKVPVDDDSDDDCAETDAPFPTYAVPTNGTQVYPTKAPVDDDDCAETEAPIPTQAPVPSGDCEEDNGEFEPTVAAVESTARVPVIRSSSAYTYKWNTETAAPQVPAPTGTAPAYPVGTGSGGVVKHYYQCGGKNYKGPTECEKPYKCVEHNEYYFQCV
- a CDS encoding FAD synthetase; the protein is MISTPPPRSLRDKCLELQQKVEAFIAEEAETQTLRDVQDQVRKSIEVVDEALQKYRPEQISLSYNGGKDCLVLLILLLARMGRHYYSTSDTTNGSSELTPPEKLQCVYIVAAHPFPEVDTFVETSSEEYGLEVARYVLPMKKGLEIYLEERPSIKAVFVGTRRTDPHGENLTFFDPTDAGWPSFMRIHPVIDWHYVQIWAFIRHLGIEYCPLYDQGYTSLGGIKDTHPNPHLKKQGQNGQGFRPAYELTQDNEERLGRDS
- a CDS encoding FAD synthetase; this translates as MGRHYYSTSDTTNGSSELTPPEKLQCVYIVAAHPFPEVDTFVETSSEEYGLEVARYVLPMKKGLEIYLEERPSIKAVFVGTRRTDPHGENLTFFDPTDAGWPSFMRIHPVIDWHYVQIWAFIRHLGIEYCPLYDQGYTSLGGIKDTHPNPHLKKQGQNGQGFRPAYELTQDNEERLGRDS
- a CDS encoding FAD synthetase — its product is MISTPPPRSLRDKCLELQQKVEAFIAEEAETQTLRDVQDQVRKSIEVVDEALQKYRPEQISLSYNGGKDCLVLLILLLARMGRHYYSTSDTTNGSSELTPPEKLQCVYIVAAHPFPEVDTFVETSSEEYGLEVARYVLPMKKGLEIYLEERPSIKAVFVGTRRTDPHGENLTFFDPTDAGWPSFMRIHPVIDWHYDLGFYPTPRH
- a CDS encoding FAD synthetase, producing the protein MISTPPPRSLRDKCLELQQKVEAFIAEEAETQTLRDVQDQVRKSIEVVDEALQKYRPEQISLSYNGGKDCLVLLILLLARMGRHYYSTSDTTNGSSELTPPEKLQCVYIVAAHPFPEVDTFVETSSEEYGLEVARYVLPMKKGLEIYLEERPSIKAVFVGTRRTDPHGENLTFFDPTDAGWPSFMRIHPVIDWHYVQIWAVSPHYHHAPNELTCPVYPTPRH
- a CDS encoding FAD synthetase, whose translation is MKRCRNIGAFVGWEGRIRADGTRPEQISLSYNGGKDCLVLLILLLARMGRHYYSTSDTTNGSSELTPPEKLQCVYIVAAHPFPEVDTFVETSSEEYGLEVARYVLPMKKGLEIYLEERPSIKAVFVGTRRTDPHGENLTFFDPTDAGWPSFMRIHPVIDWHYVQIWAFIRHLGIEYCPLYDQGYTSLGGIKDTHPNPHLKKQGQNGQGFRPAYELTQDNEERLGRDS